One Spirochaeta africana DSM 8902 genomic window carries:
- a CDS encoding PAS domain S-box protein, with product MQLPAFLFSSRGRFNLAVVIVTISVLGVIGVQAFIHVDHYMELRRNELRRIVDVGVTSLRPILTEYQAGDIGFMQARNKILQGIRGLSYQEDGVPNFFFVGTYEIAPITLPAAVYGAGMQPVEAYRGHTPDVLRRMAAIARSPEGRGFVTYQVDSDSGQREKIAYVRGIPELNLYVGTGLFTTDIIDAVVTVVIRSILIGALLVAAAILVLVGALRPLTRLSHTLSIVFTRIAKDPNESLAAVYPQSPYWREGQMIFDGLQRMLTSLRTARFRQEESEDRFRRLFSDSRDAIILTNGLKILECNQRTEVFLQLGRDVLIGSDVRDVLLRSAPEEEITPLLERAVDGETVEITLELPSHPTERGMRYVDVSIHPQYLDMEFGFQIVMHDITSIRQTEQMLQNLSENLYRTLYSIGDGIIATDDEGCVTRMNRVAEELTEWRQHEAIGRPLREVVQLRDTVSGAPVDCSLMMVLQTGQNSSTETREMVTRRGNRRSVSENGAPIRDAAHEITGGVVVFRDVTRQLQIQRELRENQRILSLVLDHAPVGVGAFSRRGTFIYANPMLCELLGYSTLELRQLRFDAMIHPHDLQAHARKFRQLMRGSGRESFEIRYLRRNGEERYAVLRGGGVEVESRQGRPDFIVAIVQDVTEIKRAEHESHQKEQLLIQAEKLAALGELSAGMAHEINQPLTGISMAADNLQFLASGQIPGKQLGPEYVQEKTEHIHDYVDRIRSIIEHVRTFSREQLQEHVAPFQVEEAVRNALSLVTSQYRGHGIELQTGFSAVPMVCGNLYRLEQVVLNLLTNARDAVQERCRLFPEHRPVISLQIEAVPGGSPFEAPPLEPEDPAAAHAREHSADVPGAGAAARSAEPGSWVQITISDNGVGIPEDQLAQVFNPFFTTKPVDKGTGLGLSVAYGIVREMGGRIEFDSTAGSGTTARIFLPGLEA from the coding sequence GCGTGCCCAATTTCTTCTTTGTCGGGACCTACGAGATCGCCCCGATAACCCTGCCGGCAGCCGTGTACGGTGCAGGCATGCAGCCGGTCGAGGCCTATCGTGGGCATACGCCCGATGTGCTGCGACGAATGGCAGCGATCGCCCGCAGTCCTGAGGGTCGCGGATTTGTCACCTATCAGGTCGATTCCGATAGCGGCCAGCGCGAAAAGATTGCCTATGTTCGCGGGATCCCCGAACTGAATCTGTACGTCGGCACCGGGCTGTTTACTACTGATATCATTGATGCGGTGGTAACGGTCGTTATCCGCTCGATTCTGATCGGCGCGCTGCTGGTTGCTGCAGCGATTCTGGTGCTGGTTGGTGCGTTGCGCCCGCTCACCCGCCTGTCGCACACCCTCTCGATAGTATTCACCCGTATCGCCAAGGACCCCAACGAGTCGCTGGCAGCCGTGTATCCTCAGTCTCCCTACTGGCGCGAGGGCCAGATGATCTTTGACGGGCTGCAGCGAATGCTGACCAGTCTGCGAACCGCCCGCTTTCGACAGGAGGAGTCCGAGGATCGCTTCCGGCGGCTGTTTTCCGACTCGCGGGATGCCATTATTCTTACCAACGGACTGAAGATACTGGAGTGCAATCAACGCACCGAGGTGTTCCTGCAGCTTGGCCGTGATGTGCTGATTGGCAGCGATGTACGGGATGTGCTGCTGCGCAGTGCCCCCGAGGAGGAGATCACCCCGCTGCTGGAGCGTGCAGTCGATGGTGAAACCGTGGAGATTACCCTGGAACTGCCGTCGCACCCGACCGAGCGCGGGATGCGCTATGTCGATGTAAGTATCCACCCACAGTACCTGGACATGGAGTTCGGATTCCAGATAGTGATGCATGACATAACCTCAATCCGCCAAACCGAGCAGATGCTGCAGAACCTGAGCGAGAATCTGTATCGAACCCTTTACAGCATTGGTGACGGTATTATTGCCACCGATGACGAAGGGTGTGTTACCCGGATGAATCGGGTTGCCGAAGAGCTCACCGAGTGGCGTCAGCACGAGGCCATCGGACGTCCCCTGCGCGAGGTTGTGCAGCTGCGGGATACCGTGAGCGGCGCGCCGGTGGACTGCTCGCTGATGATGGTACTGCAGACCGGGCAGAACTCCAGTACCGAAACCCGCGAGATGGTAACCCGCCGCGGTAATCGCCGCTCGGTGTCCGAGAACGGGGCGCCGATACGCGATGCTGCTCACGAGATAACCGGCGGGGTAGTGGTGTTCCGCGATGTGACCCGGCAGCTGCAGATCCAGCGAGAACTGCGCGAAAACCAGCGCATCCTGAGTCTGGTGCTGGATCACGCCCCTGTCGGGGTGGGGGCATTCTCTCGCCGGGGCACCTTTATCTATGCCAACCCGATGCTGTGCGAACTGCTTGGCTACAGCACCCTGGAATTGCGCCAGCTGCGTTTCGATGCCATGATTCATCCGCATGATTTGCAGGCACACGCCCGCAAGTTCCGGCAGCTGATGCGGGGGTCCGGGCGGGAGTCCTTCGAGATTCGCTACCTGCGCCGCAACGGCGAGGAACGCTATGCAGTCCTGCGCGGAGGCGGTGTGGAGGTGGAGTCACGTCAAGGAAGGCCGGACTTTATCGTGGCGATCGTACAGGATGTAACCGAGATAAAGCGGGCTGAGCATGAAAGCCACCAGAAGGAACAGCTGCTGATTCAGGCAGAAAAGCTGGCAGCGCTCGGCGAACTCTCTGCCGGTATGGCGCATGAAATCAATCAGCCGCTGACCGGGATCTCAATGGCTGCTGACAATCTTCAGTTTCTGGCCTCCGGGCAGATACCCGGAAAGCAGCTTGGGCCTGAGTATGTACAGGAAAAAACCGAGCATATTCATGACTATGTGGACCGGATTCGCTCGATCATCGAGCATGTGCGGACCTTCTCCCGGGAACAGCTGCAGGAACATGTCGCCCCCTTCCAGGTCGAGGAGGCGGTGCGCAATGCATTGTCGCTGGTAACCTCGCAGTATCGCGGGCATGGGATAGAACTGCAGACCGGGTTTTCTGCTGTGCCTATGGTATGCGGGAACCTCTACCGCCTGGAGCAGGTAGTCCTGAATCTGCTCACGAATGCCCGGGATGCGGTGCAGGAGCGCTGCAGGCTGTTCCCCGAGCACCGCCCGGTAATAAGCTTACAAATCGAGGCTGTGCCCGGCGGTTCACCATTCGAAGCCCCTCCGCTCGAGCCGGAGGACCCTGCCGCCGCTCACGCCCGGGAGCACAGCGCTGATGTGCCGGGAGCGGGTGCTGCCGCGAGGTCGGCGGAACCTGGTTCATGGGTGCAGATCACCATCAGTGATAACGGGGTTGGGATACCGGAGGATCAGCTTGCTCAGGTTTTCAATCCGTTTTTCACCACCAAGCCGGTAGACAAGGGAACCGGTCTGGGGCTTTCGGTAGCGTACGGGATTGTTCGCGAAATGGGCGGCCGTATCGAGTTTGACAGTACCGCCGGCAGCGGTACTACCGCCAGAATCTTTCTGCCGGGACTGGAGGCATAA